The genomic segment TGAGATCTATGACATGAGAAGCAGCGGTGGTGTCGCTGATGTCGGGCAGAGGACGATAATTCCTCAGAATGTAGTGACAACAGCATTAAATATTAATATATTTCTCGGTCTTGTACAGGTCGTGTCAGCAGCGTGATCTCATCTCCCGACTCACCAAACAGGATCATCTTGGACTGCAGGGTCTTCAGGTAAATGATGTAACAGGCACCAAAGAACACGGCGATGGCGATGAGCAGCATGGGGCTGGTGATGCTGAGGacacacaatattatattgggggtTGTAAGGCAAGCTTTCATTCATGTAATTTTGGGGGTACATAGGCCTTGTTGATCGCGATTTATTTGGTAGGGTGAAAAAGCCGTAATAACACTCACATGCAGTACATGATGAGGCCCAGAAAGACGAAGATGTAGTTGCTCTGGAAATGGTCGACGTTTCGGGTCACCCGCTTACACAGATCTCCGAAGTTCTGAGGCCGAGAAAAGCGTCTCTGATCCACAAAGTTGTTCCATGGGCGGATGTGGGTCCGGCGCCGGTCAAACCAGTCCTTGGCTGTCGCTTGAGTGATCATCTTGGGAAAGATCCTGTGGATCAAGAAAGtgattgtaaataggagcagtattatagcagttacattcttgtacataggggcagagttatattcttgtacataggagcggtattatagtagttatattcttgtacataggagcggtattatagtagttatattcttgtacataggggcagtattat from the Anomaloglossus baeobatrachus isolate aAnoBae1 chromosome 11, aAnoBae1.hap1, whole genome shotgun sequence genome contains:
- the RABAC1 gene encoding prenylated Rab acceptor protein 1 encodes the protein MAGKSGDVINGGAEEGPAGLINKIFPKMITQATAKDWFDRRRTHIRPWNNFVDQRRFSRPQNFGDLCKRVTRNVDHFQSNYIFVFLGLIMYCIITSPMLLIAIAVFFGACYIIYLKTLQSKMILFGREVSTAHQYGLAGAVSFPFFWLAGAGAAVFWVLGATLVVIGSHASFHEIEGDLEELQMEPV